Within the Magnetospirillum sp. ME-1 genome, the region TGCCGTGGTGCCCGAGGAGATGACCCGCAACGAGTGGAAGTTCATGGAGATCGAGGGCATCACCCCCATCACCCTGCCGCTGGCCGAGGCCGTGGCGCTGATGAGCGCCGAACAGCCAGCCTGACCCGCCGCCACCCATCCCCCTTGGAGAGAGGAACACCCATGGCCAACGTTACGTTCAGCGCCCCCACCCTGGAAAAGGACGTCACCGTCTATGCGGTGGCGGGCGACAACAAGACCCTGCTGGGCGTCGCCAAGCAGCACGGCATCAAGATCCCCTGCCAGTGCGAGAACGGCGAGTGCGGCTCGTGCCTGATCAAGGTCACCATCCTGGACGACAAGCGCCCGTCCGGCATCCATCTGACCGAGAAGGAAAAGCTCACCCTGTCGGTCAATGGCAAGCTGACCAAGGCCCAGCTGGCCGACACCGAAACCAACGACATGCCCCCGCCCTACCGGCTGGCCTGTCAGTACATCGTCCGCAACGAGGATATCTTAGTGGAATTCTCGGGCGAGCCGGGCGTCGAGATCGATCTGCGGCGATAGGTGGCGGAAGCTCGCAGATCGAGAAGGGGCGTCCCCGGCGGGGCGCCCCTTCATTCTTTTACGATAACGCACATTCAACACCAATGTCCTATATTTCCTTTACAGGTTTTATCCATCAGATTCATCGAATACTGTCGCGTCTTGCAATCGACGCAACAACTCATATATATTCCAAAGACATAGACCTTAGGACTACCCCTCATCGCCCTCGAGCAAACTCTTTCCCGCTTCACGGTCAAGGCCCGGATCTTCATCGGGTTTGGCCTGGTCTTGGCGCTGCTGGCCCTGGTGGCCGTGATCAGTACCAGCGGCCTCCATTCCGCCGAAGACAGCATCGTGAAGTACGCCAAGGTGGGCGACAATTCCGTGAGGGTCGCCATCATGGCCGGCACTTTCACCGAGGCGCGGCGCAATGCCCGCGTCTTCACCGAAACGGGCGAGGCCGCCTATGCCACCCGGGCGCGGGAGCTGTTCGCCGAGATCCGCAAGATCCTGCCCGACGCCATCGCCGCCACCATCGATCCCACCCGGCTGGAGAATCTGAAAAAGATCTCGGCGCAAC harbors:
- a CDS encoding 2Fe-2S iron-sulfur cluster-binding protein: MANVTFSAPTLEKDVTVYAVAGDNKTLLGVAKQHGIKIPCQCENGECGSCLIKVTILDDKRPSGIHLTEKEKLTLSVNGKLTKAQLADTETNDMPPPYRLACQYIVRNEDILVEFSGEPGVEIDLRR